One genomic window of Sphingobacterium oryzagri includes the following:
- a CDS encoding helix-turn-helix transcriptional regulator — protein sequence MWSTVLHTATLLLSFVALHLYQMLPKPSILQKIGRWYLWLNLIQVLVYFLSVLFFSKIDVYCIPPFALLYGPIAYFVYIALFSEKLSRRTVYYHVMPFVVVALLYIVLLLDFGLRQAFAKVYYIGLSGLMVVSWCIYPIFILAKGTNGNTFSLRLYRIGLLILAMLTLVMLPFVWTETSRKLPNNPYMFNWITLLAMLIGSFLAYMYFFRQLSTAVWPQVSLDQKQPSKDDDDLEINTVTKELSAAHKQLIEAYLGREKRFLDPNFRLDDMARELGLGKSIISQFFQQMYGDGFLKTINSWRVEQACLLLQDESLDCTMQELATRCGFNSRASFYRNFSKERQCSPMEFRENVLHND from the coding sequence ATGTGGAGTACTGTCTTGCATACGGCGACTTTATTGTTGTCTTTCGTGGCGTTGCATCTGTACCAAATGCTGCCCAAGCCTTCTATATTGCAGAAAATAGGCCGCTGGTATCTGTGGCTTAATTTGATTCAAGTGCTCGTTTATTTCCTAAGCGTTTTGTTTTTCAGTAAGATCGATGTGTATTGCATTCCTCCATTTGCTTTGCTATATGGGCCAATAGCTTACTTTGTATACATCGCTTTGTTTAGCGAAAAACTTAGCCGGCGAACCGTTTATTATCATGTTATGCCTTTTGTCGTGGTGGCGCTGTTGTACATCGTTCTTTTGCTTGATTTCGGTTTGCGACAAGCCTTTGCAAAGGTATATTATATAGGTTTGTCGGGTTTAATGGTCGTTTCATGGTGTATTTATCCCATATTTATTCTCGCTAAAGGAACCAACGGAAACACCTTTTCGCTCAGGCTGTATCGCATCGGATTGCTGATTTTAGCAATGTTGACACTCGTGATGCTGCCATTCGTATGGACAGAGACTAGCCGTAAGCTGCCTAATAATCCTTATATGTTCAATTGGATTACGTTGTTGGCTATGCTTATCGGGTCATTTTTGGCGTATATGTATTTCTTTCGGCAACTTTCTACGGCGGTTTGGCCACAGGTTTCGTTGGATCAAAAGCAGCCGAGTAAAGATGATGATGATCTAGAAATAAATACCGTAACGAAAGAATTGTCAGCTGCACATAAACAGCTTATCGAGGCATACTTAGGTCGAGAAAAGCGATTTTTGGATCCTAATTTTCGCCTTGATGATATGGCTCGCGAGTTAGGTTTGGGTAAAAGCATAATCTCTCAGTTTTTCCAACAAATGTATGGTGACGGATTTCTGAAAACGATTAATAGTTGGCGGGTTGAGCAAGCTTGTTTATTGTTACAGGATGAAAGTCTCGATTGCACGATGCAAGAATTGGCGACAAGATGCGGATTTAATTCACGCGCATCTTTTTATCGCAATTTTAGTAAAGAGCGGCAATGCAGTCCGATGGAGTTTAGGGAAAATGTGCTGCATAATGACTAG
- a CDS encoding TolC family protein translates to MRYVFLYIIFTLPCFLSAQSLSIEQLWQQLEDSRAYEKETLRVELQKSEQVLNRLDRLPLVYGDLNLQRNLIVPTTPVPAIAFDPAAPAGSFIPLRFATDWSSKVGAQLEWRLFDPSRKATEAEANLLTEKATISAQDAKQTWRREATLAYAAIVLASAQYEMAIADSSTYAELLRISRDRYEAGRETLENYLDAQQQMERKKIQLAEAWSVLLVANIDLARYADVTSFTKLNSGLEHIISLLKSYEPTYYGKLLADVDKRLADQRTRDVRRQYLPTLSFNAYLGTQYFANELQLFNNQAWYGNSYANIALRLPISQYFQRQTALRQATMEGDLRKLDWADEQQHEDIAQDKRMAKLQAVEKRIAGLEHIVSLCVEKKAVLLTAFQAGKILLASYNVANSEYIKAQKELWQAQYDWIDNAMK, encoded by the coding sequence ATGAGATACGTCTTTTTGTATATTATATTCACATTGCCCTGCTTTTTATCTGCACAGTCATTAAGTATCGAGCAGCTATGGCAGCAGCTTGAGGATAGTCGTGCTTATGAAAAAGAGACGCTGCGCGTGGAGCTTCAAAAAAGCGAACAGGTGTTGAACCGATTGGATCGTTTGCCGCTAGTTTATGGTGATTTGAATCTGCAACGGAATCTGATTGTCCCGACAACGCCCGTTCCAGCCATCGCATTTGATCCTGCAGCACCGGCAGGCAGTTTTATCCCGCTACGTTTCGCAACCGACTGGTCGTCTAAAGTAGGCGCACAACTTGAATGGCGATTGTTTGATCCGTCGCGAAAAGCAACCGAAGCGGAGGCAAATCTGCTCACCGAAAAAGCAACCATTAGCGCACAAGATGCGAAGCAAACCTGGCGGCGCGAGGCGACGTTGGCTTACGCTGCTATCGTTTTGGCGAGCGCTCAATATGAGATGGCCATAGCAGACTCGAGCACCTATGCGGAATTGTTGCGCATAAGTCGGGATCGGTACGAAGCCGGGCGCGAAACGCTGGAAAACTATCTCGATGCGCAGCAGCAGATGGAGCGAAAAAAAATACAATTGGCCGAAGCCTGGTCGGTTTTGCTAGTGGCAAATATCGATTTGGCCCGGTATGCTGATGTAACGTCGTTTACCAAACTGAACTCCGGGTTGGAACATATTATTTCGCTGTTGAAAAGCTATGAACCAACGTACTATGGCAAACTTCTAGCCGACGTAGACAAGCGCTTAGCCGATCAGCGTACCCGAGATGTCAGACGGCAGTACTTGCCCACGTTAAGCTTTAATGCCTACCTCGGTACGCAGTATTTTGCCAATGAATTGCAGTTGTTTAACAACCAGGCTTGGTATGGCAATAGCTACGCTAATATTGCCTTGCGCCTGCCGATATCCCAGTATTTCCAACGACAGACTGCTTTACGGCAAGCGACCATGGAAGGAGATTTGCGTAAACTAGATTGGGCAGATGAACAGCAACACGAAGATATCGCGCAGGATAAAAGAATGGCCAAGTTGCAGGCTGTGGAAAAGAGAATTGCAGGATTAGAGCATATTGTTTCCTTATGTGTTGAAAAGAAAGCTGTTTTATTGACCGCTTTCCAGGCTGGGAAAATTTTGCTGGCTAGCTATAATGTAGCTAACAGCGAGTATATTAAAGCACAAAAGGAGCTTTGGCAAGCACAATACGATTGGATAGACAACGCGATGAAATGA
- a CDS encoding ABC transporter permease — MLALAWRFIRFDRAKSIGVVTAVVISIFLIGQQLSLLFFLMGLMGNLVGNAPVSTADVWIIERQSNNINSVNAIDRRFVQEIASLPSVQSTSPVVVTSGQASFLDGNTAPVTIVGSEAPFFLAGPVDRKIMSGTRTRLLEPEVVSAEFFSAKNWGTNLVLDKPIEINGKRAKIGLITKNAQGFGASLMYSTLANARHYGSLAPSKVSIIIARLHDGVDKADAIKEINNFFPHLQAWDAEKLQQSTVKEILIASNMGMSFGTLVLFAMLSGFFIIGLTLYSSALDRIKDYGTLKAMGARNSYVDKLIIAQAFLYALLGYVVALLLLFGFKMGVAKSGLLIDISIPFALFLLLVTLLISIGGSLFAVRKIAKLEPAAVF, encoded by the coding sequence ATGCTAGCTTTAGCCTGGAGGTTTATTCGATTTGATCGCGCTAAAAGTATTGGTGTCGTCACTGCCGTGGTCATCAGTATCTTTTTGATTGGCCAACAACTCAGTTTGTTATTTTTTCTGATGGGCTTAATGGGCAATCTCGTTGGTAACGCGCCCGTGAGCACAGCCGATGTTTGGATCATAGAACGGCAAAGCAACAATATCAACAGCGTCAACGCGATTGACCGGCGATTTGTTCAGGAGATTGCCAGCTTACCTTCGGTGCAATCGACATCTCCGGTTGTGGTAACAAGCGGGCAAGCCAGTTTTCTCGACGGAAACACGGCGCCGGTAACCATCGTAGGGAGTGAAGCGCCATTCTTTTTAGCTGGACCAGTAGATCGCAAAATTATGTCGGGCACACGAACACGTCTTTTAGAACCGGAGGTAGTTTCTGCTGAATTTTTTTCAGCAAAAAACTGGGGTACTAATTTAGTACTCGACAAGCCGATAGAAATCAATGGTAAACGGGCAAAAATTGGGCTGATCACCAAAAATGCGCAAGGTTTTGGTGCGAGCTTAATGTACAGCACATTGGCCAACGCGCGTCATTACGGCTCACTAGCGCCGTCGAAAGTAAGCATTATTATTGCGCGACTGCATGACGGTGTTGATAAGGCCGATGCGATTAAGGAGATCAACAACTTCTTTCCGCATCTACAGGCTTGGGATGCCGAGAAGCTGCAACAGTCTACCGTTAAAGAAATTTTGATTGCTTCAAATATGGGTATGAGCTTTGGCACATTGGTGCTATTTGCCATGTTGAGCGGTTTTTTTATTATCGGGTTGACGTTGTATTCTTCCGCGCTCGATCGAATAAAAGATTATGGAACATTAAAAGCCATGGGCGCACGCAATAGTTATGTAGACAAACTCATCATTGCGCAGGCTTTTTTGTATGCGCTGCTGGGCTATGTTGTTGCCCTGTTGTTACTTTTTGGCTTCAAGATGGGGGTAGCAAAAAGCGGCTTACTGATCGATATTTCTATTCCCTTTGCGCTGTTTTTACTGCTCGTTACCCTCCTGATATCGATCGGAGGATCGTTATTTGCCGTAAGAAAGATTGCTAAACTTGAACCTGCTGCTGTTTTCTAA
- a CDS encoding MutS-related protein, translating to MFQTDKQTLTDINALDWNSASLLRFFDHTQTLGGRDMLYAWFLQPLHGKREIIERQQAIAYLAKEPIEGLFDKYMMADLERYASTPTIPATTPTLSYFIDSFWSVFSGRSHQVHRLFIRQSVCEIASICLTIHALVETSKTSGEQTGVFKRMEHLLTQFLNGLDLSALRKLTDGKTHRALILQYDKLFRSTKQRDLASLFEILYTLDALSGIAKTLHSNLLSFPVINEQKDTSSLLEIHGLYHIALENPIKNDVIVRRDKNIWFLTGANMTGKSTLLKSVGSCVYLAHIGLPVPAVSMHTALFAGMFTSINLADQMATGFSHFFAEVNRLKTMGRHIAAHGPMLILLDELFKGTNYEDAYEATLAFLDSVDSIADSVFFVSTHITDLGVLLEKRAQVALKCLDTQADNQNGITFTYKLVDGVATAKLGLWFLKREQVFETFRSIGANNR from the coding sequence ATGTTCCAGACAGATAAACAGACACTAACTGATATTAATGCGTTGGATTGGAATTCAGCCAGTTTGCTGCGCTTTTTCGACCACACGCAAACCCTAGGCGGGCGCGATATGCTCTATGCCTGGTTTCTGCAACCTTTACACGGTAAAAGGGAGATTATTGAGCGGCAACAGGCCATTGCTTATCTGGCCAAAGAACCTATTGAAGGTCTTTTTGATAAATATATGATGGCTGACTTGGAACGCTATGCCAGCACGCCGACGATTCCCGCGACTACACCCACACTGTCTTACTTTATCGACAGCTTTTGGTCCGTTTTTTCTGGAAGATCGCACCAAGTTCATCGCCTTTTTATCCGGCAATCGGTTTGCGAAATTGCATCAATCTGTTTAACGATCCATGCACTGGTCGAAACATCCAAGACATCGGGTGAGCAAACAGGTGTCTTCAAACGTATGGAACACCTGCTAACCCAATTTTTAAACGGATTGGATTTATCGGCATTGCGCAAACTAACCGACGGAAAAACGCATCGGGCGCTTATCTTGCAATACGATAAGCTTTTTAGGTCTACAAAGCAACGCGATTTGGCCAGTCTGTTTGAGATACTATATACGCTGGATGCTTTGAGCGGTATCGCGAAAACACTGCATAGCAATCTGCTAAGTTTTCCGGTTATTAATGAGCAAAAAGACACGAGCAGCTTACTAGAAATTCACGGATTGTACCATATAGCTCTTGAAAACCCGATTAAGAATGACGTGATCGTGAGGCGTGACAAAAACATCTGGTTTTTGACAGGTGCTAACATGACCGGTAAATCGACTTTACTGAAAAGTGTCGGTAGCTGCGTATACCTTGCGCATATAGGCTTGCCCGTTCCGGCTGTATCCATGCATACCGCGCTTTTTGCGGGTATGTTTACCAGTATCAATCTGGCCGATCAAATGGCTACGGGATTTAGCCATTTTTTTGCCGAGGTAAATCGTCTAAAGACTATGGGTAGGCATATTGCTGCGCACGGCCCAATGTTGATATTGCTCGATGAACTGTTTAAGGGGACCAATTACGAAGATGCTTACGAAGCTACGTTAGCTTTTTTGGACAGTGTAGACAGTATTGCAGATAGCGTTTTTTTCGTTTCTACGCACATAACGGATCTCGGCGTGTTGCTGGAAAAACGAGCGCAGGTGGCATTAAAATGCCTGGATACACAAGCCGACAATCAAAACGGTATCACCTTTACTTATAAATTAGTGGATGGTGTAGCGACAGCTAAGCTGGGTTTGTGGTTTTTAAAGCGGGAGCAGGTTTTCGAAACATTTCGATCCATCGGTGCTAACAATAGATGA
- a CDS encoding ABC transporter ATP-binding protein: MISEEIMRLEAVEKVYKIGDSTITALAKTSLSLESGKLTLIMGPSGSGKTTLLSILGFVIYPTSGRVIYQGKSVSAMGVNALADLRLREVGFVFQQFNLIEPLSALENVMQPLRLQKESLATARSKAMAALTALGLADRAHNLPKKLSGGQKQRVAIARALVTAPAMLLCDEPTAALDAKSATQVMNELQALAKGGKAVVVVSHDLRLRKFADRTIYVEEGIVSNTVSNEAFYK, encoded by the coding sequence ATGATATCCGAAGAAATAATGCGTCTGGAAGCGGTCGAGAAAGTTTATAAAATAGGCGATTCGACCATCACAGCCTTGGCCAAAACTTCCCTGTCATTAGAGTCGGGTAAGCTGACCTTGATTATGGGGCCTTCAGGAAGTGGCAAAACAACATTATTATCGATATTGGGTTTCGTGATCTACCCCACGTCGGGTCGTGTTATTTATCAGGGAAAATCCGTATCTGCAATGGGTGTTAACGCGCTAGCTGATTTACGCTTACGTGAAGTAGGCTTTGTTTTTCAGCAATTTAATTTGATAGAACCACTCAGCGCGTTAGAAAATGTGATGCAGCCGTTGCGTTTGCAAAAGGAAAGTCTGGCGACTGCGCGATCGAAAGCGATGGCCGCGTTGACCGCGCTTGGACTGGCTGATAGGGCACATAACTTGCCCAAGAAGTTGAGTGGCGGACAAAAGCAGCGTGTAGCGATTGCGCGCGCGCTGGTTACCGCACCGGCGATGTTGCTTTGCGATGAACCGACGGCCGCGCTAGACGCCAAAAGTGCGACCCAGGTGATGAACGAACTGCAAGCATTGGCCAAAGGCGGAAAGGCCGTTGTCGTGGTTTCGCATGACCTGCGGCTTCGTAAATTTGCCGATCGAACTATTTACGTGGAGGAAGGCATTGTTTCAAATACTGTATCAAATGAAGCTTTTTATAAATAA
- a CDS encoding helix-turn-helix domain-containing protein yields MKEIKVVSAKALHIANRFNFFVFAFVLSLVIHLFFLFRIHSLPFPVLYGPLLYGMFLEIRESKHRQWLFIHFLPFVLFLIWNIRLNFEFYWPYFEWYLPAMAISVSSYPIFALVKLTDKSVNAYDPRVILLKQMSGYGVAIAALIGLLMASQLILLTLDINPLHLVGLAMFFAAMLLIHFLYAHHDVSTKLSQHGITVTCATWHNNELIQLYENRLNEAMARQLFLNARLTVDDLAEATDIPKAHLADYFRIYQGQSFYQWLAQYRIQHAQQLLGLTSKLLKIEVVAKESGFQSKTSFNKYFKDALGMSPSAYRQEMWSN; encoded by the coding sequence GTGAAAGAAATTAAGGTTGTTTCAGCGAAAGCCTTGCATATAGCGAACAGATTTAACTTTTTTGTATTCGCCTTTGTGCTCTCGCTTGTTATCCATTTATTTTTTTTATTTCGTATACACAGCTTGCCATTTCCCGTCTTATACGGGCCATTGTTGTATGGCATGTTTTTAGAAATACGCGAGTCGAAGCACCGGCAATGGCTTTTCATCCATTTTCTTCCATTTGTCCTTTTTCTGATTTGGAATATCAGACTTAATTTTGAGTTTTATTGGCCTTATTTCGAGTGGTATCTGCCGGCAATGGCCATTTCCGTAAGCAGCTATCCTATTTTTGCTTTAGTAAAATTAACGGATAAAAGCGTCAATGCTTATGACCCGAGAGTCATTCTTTTAAAACAAATGAGCGGCTATGGTGTAGCTATTGCCGCGCTTATCGGTTTGCTGATGGCAAGCCAGTTGATTTTGCTCACCTTGGATATTAACCCGTTGCACCTGGTCGGCCTCGCCATGTTTTTCGCTGCGATGTTGTTGATCCATTTTCTATACGCACACCACGATGTCTCGACCAAGCTAAGTCAGCATGGTATAACGGTGACCTGCGCGACATGGCATAACAACGAGTTGATTCAGTTATATGAAAACAGGTTGAACGAAGCCATGGCCAGGCAATTGTTTTTAAATGCCCGCTTAACGGTGGATGATCTAGCCGAAGCTACAGACATTCCGAAAGCGCACTTGGCCGATTATTTTCGAATCTATCAAGGACAAAGTTTTTACCAATGGTTGGCACAATACCGTATACAACACGCGCAGCAGCTGCTAGGTTTGACTAGTAAGTTGCTTAAAATTGAAGTGGTTGCTAAAGAAAGCGGCTTTCAATCCAAGACGAGTTTTAACAAGTATTTTAAAGATGCGCTAGGCATGTCGCCCTCAGCGTACAGGCAGGAGATGTGGAGTAATTGA
- a CDS encoding HlyD family secretion protein has protein sequence MKLFINKYPFLLIALVGLLYAACKQSGKPQQDTETTETMLAKVNTVVAIGKVVPANGYEWLASPVSGLVKEVMVKEGDHVDAGEVVIKLSEQTAPLAVDLSKVQLERMLAQNKSSQSSIQEEQLKLAELREKYETSHTLYAKNAETREKMQADSNAWKQQEQRLLSVQQDIKATAVDQKAQRINIRKAEEDYQALQVRASGSGTIVELLAEVGQSVTPSTTLGRVANTDSLLVEAEVDELFVDRVNIGQSVSFFAVGSKRAVGTGKIVYVSPTLMDKSMLYESANEGDDRRVRRLKIKPDRSDGLLINAKVDCQINIQ, from the coding sequence ATGAAGCTTTTTATAAATAAATATCCATTCCTGCTGATTGCGCTGGTCGGCTTGCTATATGCTGCTTGCAAACAATCGGGTAAGCCCCAGCAAGACACCGAAACTACGGAAACGATGTTGGCTAAGGTGAACACTGTGGTGGCCATTGGCAAGGTTGTTCCGGCAAATGGCTATGAATGGTTGGCCAGTCCTGTTTCCGGACTGGTTAAGGAAGTCATGGTAAAAGAGGGCGACCATGTTGACGCGGGTGAGGTCGTTATTAAACTTTCCGAGCAGACAGCTCCGCTGGCGGTCGATCTTTCAAAAGTGCAATTGGAGCGGATGCTGGCGCAAAACAAAAGTAGCCAGAGCAGTATACAGGAAGAACAACTTAAACTTGCTGAGCTGCGCGAAAAATATGAAACCTCGCATACTCTTTATGCCAAAAATGCGGAGACACGCGAAAAAATGCAGGCTGACTCGAACGCCTGGAAGCAGCAGGAACAACGCTTGTTAAGCGTACAGCAAGATATAAAGGCTACGGCTGTTGACCAAAAAGCGCAACGCATCAATATTCGTAAAGCCGAAGAAGATTATCAAGCCTTGCAAGTTAGGGCCAGCGGAAGTGGAACGATCGTAGAACTGCTGGCTGAGGTTGGCCAATCGGTCACGCCCAGCACGACATTAGGCCGCGTGGCAAATACCGATTCGCTATTGGTTGAGGCCGAGGTCGATGAGCTTTTTGTGGATCGGGTAAATATAGGTCAATCGGTTTCCTTTTTTGCGGTCGGGAGCAAGCGAGCAGTTGGCACTGGCAAGATCGTGTACGTTAGTCCGACATTGATGGATAAGTCAATGCTATACGAAAGTGCCAATGAAGGCGATGACCGCCGTGTCCGTCGCTTGAAAATAAAACCAGATCGCTCGGATGGTCTATTGATCAATGCCAAGGTCGATTGTCAAATCAATATACAATAA